A stretch of Bacillus pseudomycoides DNA encodes these proteins:
- a CDS encoding SDR family NAD(P)-dependent oxidoreductase — translation MKVLITGGAGFIGSHLALKLLEQGKQVVLLDNFHSYYAKSRKQFQLEQVQRYGNVPFYECDILHKEDVKAVMQQEKVDAVIHLAGFPGVRPSLEMPGAYVDINIKGTSNVLTCAGEENVKHVIVASSSSVYGEKTGMPLQEEMANGRVLSPYAASKYGAESLCHAYQYMYGFQLNILRFFTVYGPWGRPDMAIASFIRKLLNGEEIVVYGKGTGRDYTYIDDITEGIALTLESNRSDVYNLGSNEPILMTELLAQLEKHFPLMRVRREAHRKGDVTSTWADISKAKEQLGYEPRVSFAEGLERTIAWAKQYPDTV, via the coding sequence ATGAAAGTATTAATTACTGGAGGAGCAGGTTTTATCGGGAGCCATCTTGCTTTAAAATTGTTAGAACAAGGAAAGCAAGTTGTACTACTTGATAACTTTCACTCCTATTATGCGAAATCAAGAAAACAGTTTCAGCTTGAACAAGTCCAGCGATATGGAAATGTTCCATTTTACGAGTGCGATATTTTGCATAAAGAAGATGTGAAAGCTGTTATGCAGCAAGAGAAGGTTGATGCAGTAATTCATCTAGCTGGATTTCCAGGGGTGAGGCCGTCGCTTGAAATGCCAGGTGCTTATGTTGATATTAATATAAAAGGAACGAGTAACGTATTAACATGTGCCGGAGAAGAAAATGTAAAACATGTCATCGTGGCATCCTCTTCTTCTGTGTACGGAGAGAAAACGGGAATGCCTTTGCAGGAGGAAATGGCAAATGGTCGAGTTTTATCTCCTTATGCAGCATCCAAATACGGAGCGGAATCGCTTTGTCATGCTTATCAATATATGTATGGGTTTCAACTAAATATTTTACGTTTCTTTACTGTATATGGTCCATGGGGACGTCCTGACATGGCAATAGCAAGCTTTATTCGGAAGTTGCTAAATGGGGAAGAAATTGTTGTATACGGAAAGGGAACAGGCCGAGATTACACTTACATTGATGATATTACAGAAGGAATTGCTCTTACGTTAGAGTCGAATAGAAGTGATGTATACAATCTAGGATCGAATGAACCTATTTTAATGACAGAATTGCTTGCACAGTTAGAGAAGCATTTCCCATTGATGCGTGTAAGGAGAGAGGCGCATCGTAAAGGAGATGTGACATCGACATGGGCTGATATTTCGAAGGCGAAAGAACAGCTTGGATATGAGCCACGTGTATCTTTTGCAGAAGGGTTGGAGCGAACGATTGCTTGGGCGAAACAATATCCGGATACTGTTTAA
- the trxA gene encoding thioredoxin: MAIVNATDKNFATETSEGIVLLDFWAPWCGPCKMIAPVLEEIDAELGEKVKVVKVDVDENQETARSFEVMSIPSLFVLKDGKVVDQALGYKPKEALVELVSKHF; this comes from the coding sequence ATGGCAATTGTAAACGCAACTGACAAAAACTTCGCAACTGAAACAAGCGAAGGTATTGTATTATTAGATTTCTGGGCACCATGGTGTGGCCCTTGTAAAATGATCGCTCCTGTATTAGAGGAAATTGATGCAGAATTAGGCGAAAAAGTAAAAGTAGTGAAAGTAGACGTTGATGAAAACCAAGAAACTGCTCGCAGTTTTGAAGTAATGAGCATCCCATCTCTTTTCGTATTGAAAGATGGTAAAGTGGTTGACCAAGCGTTAGGTTACAAACCAAAAGAAGCGTTAGTAGAATTAGTTTCTAAACATTTCTAA
- the etfA gene encoding electron transfer flavoprotein subunit alpha, whose amino-acid sequence MARKVLVMGEVRDGSLRNVSFEAVAAAKTIAEGGEVVGLLVGESVASFANELIHYGADRVVTVENDKLKSYTSDGYAQAFLAAYGEEKPEGIVFGHTALGKDLSPKLAAKLEAGLVSDVTALEVAGGNVVFTRPIYSGKAFEKKIVTDGILFATVRPNNIAPLEKDEARTGDVSSITVDVKDLRTIIQDVVRKTAEGVDLSEAKVIIAGGRGVKSEDGFKPLKELADVLGGAVGASRGACDAEYCDYSLQIGQTGKVVTPDLYIACGISGAIQHLAGMSNSKVIVAINKDPEASIFKVADYGIVGDLFEVVPLLTEEFKKLKVHS is encoded by the coding sequence ATGGCTCGTAAAGTATTAGTAATGGGTGAAGTTCGTGACGGATCACTACGTAACGTTTCATTTGAAGCGGTAGCAGCAGCGAAAACAATTGCAGAAGGCGGTGAAGTAGTTGGCCTTCTAGTTGGGGAGAGCGTTGCATCTTTTGCAAATGAATTGATTCATTACGGTGCAGATCGCGTTGTGACAGTTGAAAATGATAAATTAAAATCATATACGTCTGATGGCTATGCACAAGCATTTTTAGCTGCGTATGGTGAAGAGAAACCAGAAGGTATTGTCTTTGGACATACGGCACTTGGTAAAGATTTATCACCAAAGTTAGCTGCTAAACTTGAAGCTGGTCTTGTTTCTGATGTTACTGCATTAGAAGTAGCGGGTGGTAATGTTGTATTTACACGCCCAATTTACTCTGGTAAAGCGTTTGAGAAGAAGATTGTAACGGATGGCATTCTATTTGCGACAGTGCGTCCAAATAACATTGCGCCGCTTGAAAAAGATGAAGCGCGTACAGGTGATGTATCTTCAATTACAGTTGATGTAAAAGATTTACGTACAATTATTCAAGATGTTGTGCGTAAAACGGCAGAAGGTGTAGACCTTTCAGAAGCGAAAGTCATTATCGCTGGTGGACGTGGTGTAAAAAGTGAAGACGGTTTTAAACCGCTAAAAGAATTAGCTGATGTATTAGGTGGCGCTGTTGGAGCATCACGTGGTGCGTGTGACGCAGAGTATTGCGATTACTCATTACAAATTGGACAAACAGGTAAAGTTGTTACGCCAGATTTATATATTGCATGCGGTATTTCTGGAGCGATTCAGCATTTAGCCGGTATGTCTAACTCAAAAGTAATCGTTGCAATTAATAAGGATCCAGAAGCAAGTATCTTTAAAGTAGCTGACTATGGTATTGTTGGCGACTTATTTGAAGTGGTTCCCTTATTAACAGAAGAATTTAAAAAGTTAAAAGTACATTCTTAA
- a CDS encoding electron transfer flavoprotein subunit beta/FixA family protein, protein MNIYVLMKRTFDTEEKIVIKNGAIYDGEAEFIINPYDEYAIEEAIQVRDAQGGEITVVTVGGEDSEKELRTALAMGCDKAVLINIEDAVENGDQFTTAKVLVEYLKDKEVDLILGGNVAIDGASGQVGPRVAEALNIPYVTTITKLEINGTNVKIERDVEGDTEVIETSLPLLVTAQQGLNEPRYPSLPGIMKAKKKPLEELELDDLDLEEDDVEAKTKTIEIYLPPKKDAGKVLQGELQDQVKELVSLLHTEAKVI, encoded by the coding sequence ATGAACATCTACGTACTCATGAAACGAACATTTGATACAGAAGAGAAAATCGTAATTAAAAACGGTGCAATTTATGATGGCGAAGCGGAATTCATCATCAACCCTTACGATGAATATGCGATTGAAGAAGCAATTCAAGTAAGAGACGCACAAGGCGGTGAAATTACGGTTGTAACAGTTGGCGGCGAAGATAGTGAAAAAGAACTTCGCACTGCGCTAGCGATGGGCTGTGATAAAGCGGTATTAATCAATATTGAAGATGCTGTTGAAAATGGTGACCAATTTACAACAGCGAAAGTGCTTGTTGAGTACTTAAAAGATAAAGAAGTAGATTTAATTTTAGGTGGAAACGTAGCGATTGATGGCGCGTCTGGGCAAGTTGGACCTCGCGTAGCAGAAGCGCTAAATATTCCATATGTAACAACAATTACAAAGCTTGAAATTAACGGTACAAACGTGAAGATTGAGCGTGATGTTGAAGGGGATACTGAAGTGATTGAAACATCACTACCGCTTTTAGTAACAGCGCAGCAAGGGTTAAATGAACCACGTTATCCATCGCTTCCAGGTATTATGAAAGCGAAGAAGAAGCCGCTTGAAGAATTAGAATTAGATGATCTAGATTTAGAGGAAGATGATGTGGAGGCAAAAACAAAAACGATTGAAATCTATTTACCTCCTAAGAAAGATGCAGGAAAAGTGTTACAAGGCGAGCTGCAAGATCAAGTAAAAGAACTTGTATCGTTGCTCCATACAGAAGCGAAAGTAATCTAA
- a CDS encoding enoyl-CoA hydratase, producing MLKFLSVTVEDHIAVATLNHPPANAMSSQVMHDVTELIDQVEKDENVRVVVLHGEGRFFSAGADIKEFTSVEEAKQATELAQLGQVTFERVEKCSKPVIAAIHGAALGGGLEFAMSCHMRFATESVKLGLPELTLGLIPGFAGTQRLPRYVGKGKACEMMLTSTPITGAQALEWRLVNGLFSEETLLEETLKIAKQIASKSPATTRAVLELLQTTKSSHYYEGVQREAQIFGEVFTSEDGREGVAAFLEKRKPSFSGR from the coding sequence ATGTTGAAGTTCCTATCTGTAACAGTAGAAGACCACATCGCGGTGGCGACATTAAATCACCCACCAGCTAATGCTATGTCTTCACAAGTGATGCATGACGTTACTGAGTTAATTGATCAAGTCGAAAAGGATGAAAATGTCCGCGTTGTTGTTCTTCATGGCGAAGGACGCTTCTTCTCAGCAGGAGCAGATATTAAAGAATTTACTTCTGTTGAAGAAGCAAAACAAGCGACAGAACTAGCACAGCTTGGACAAGTTACATTTGAGCGTGTAGAAAAGTGCTCAAAACCAGTTATTGCGGCAATTCATGGAGCGGCACTTGGCGGTGGCCTTGAATTCGCTATGTCTTGCCACATGCGCTTTGCGACTGAAAGTGTAAAGCTTGGTTTACCAGAGTTAACGCTTGGATTGATTCCGGGATTTGCAGGTACACAACGTTTACCGCGTTATGTTGGTAAAGGGAAGGCTTGTGAAATGATGCTAACAAGTACACCAATTACAGGTGCACAGGCATTAGAATGGCGACTTGTAAATGGCTTGTTCTCAGAAGAAACATTACTAGAAGAGACTCTCAAAATTGCAAAACAGATTGCTAGTAAAAGCCCAGCGACAACTCGTGCTGTGTTAGAACTATTACAAACAACAAAATCATCTCATTATTATGAAGGTGTACAGCGTGAAGCGCAAATATTTGGTGAAGTGTTTACGAGTGAAGATGGAAGAGAAGGTGTAGCGGCATTTTTAGAAAAACGCAAACCTTCATTTAGTGGTAGGTAG
- a CDS encoding TetR/AcrR family transcriptional regulator produces the protein MKKNRPKYNQIIDAAVIVIAENGYHQAQVSKIAKQAGVADGTIYLYFKNKEDILISLFQEKMGEFIETIRQKTAGIESAVEKLFMLVETHFLLLSKNDPLAIVTQLELRQSNQDLRLKINEVLKGYLQVIDEILETGIRQGEFKADLNVRVARQMIFGTVDEVVTNWVMSDHKYDLVALSKTVHGLLSSACGYRQ, from the coding sequence GTGAAAAAAAATCGACCAAAATATAACCAAATTATTGATGCGGCGGTTATTGTGATTGCAGAAAATGGATACCATCAAGCGCAAGTTTCTAAAATTGCAAAGCAAGCTGGTGTTGCTGATGGGACTATTTATTTATATTTTAAAAATAAAGAAGATATACTAATATCCTTATTCCAAGAGAAGATGGGAGAATTTATTGAAACAATTCGTCAAAAAACAGCAGGAATTGAAAGCGCTGTAGAGAAGTTATTTATGTTGGTAGAAACGCACTTCTTGCTGTTGTCGAAAAATGATCCTCTTGCTATTGTCACTCAACTAGAGCTTCGTCAATCCAACCAAGACCTGCGCCTCAAAATAAATGAAGTATTAAAAGGGTACTTACAAGTCATTGATGAAATTTTGGAAACGGGTATAAGACAAGGTGAATTTAAGGCGGATTTAAATGTTCGCGTAGCAAGACAAATGATCTTTGGAACAGTAGATGAAGTTGTGACCAATTGGGTAATGAGCGATCATAAATATGATTTGGTCGCACTTTCAAAAACGGTACATGGGCTGCTTAGTTCAGCTTGTGGTTATCGTCAATAA
- a CDS encoding long-chain-fatty-acid--CoA ligase: MEKPWLQNYPEEIPHAISYDIRPLHVYLQQMASRYPEKKALHFLGKDITFSDFHDKVKKFANYLQRLGVRKGDRVAIMLPNCPQSVIGYYGTLLAGGIVVQTNPLYTERELEYQLHDSGAKVILCLDLVFPRITNVQSATKVEHIIVTRIADFLPFPKNLLYPFVQKKQTNLVIKVSESETIHLWKSIERESNADVEVPCDPENDLALLQYTGGTTGFPKGVMLTHKNLVSNTLMGAHWLYNCKEGEEVILGVLPFFHVYGMTAVMNLSIMQGYKMVLIPKFDMKMVFEAIKKHKVTLFPGAPTIYIALLNSPLLKEYDISSISACISGSAPLPVEVQEKFERVTGGKLVEGYGLTESSPVTHGNFLWEKRVPGSIGVPWPDTDACIMSLETGEALPPGEIGEIVVRGPQIMKGYWNKPEETAAVLQDGWLHTGDVGYMDEDGFFYVKDRKKDMIVASGFNVYPREVEEVLYEHEKVQEVITIGVPDPYRGETVKAFVVLKEGTECTEEELDQFARKYLAAYKVPKVYEFRSELPKTTVGKILRRVLIDEEKKKKEDEQTG, translated from the coding sequence ATGGAAAAACCTTGGTTACAAAATTATCCAGAGGAAATTCCACATGCGATTTCGTATGATATTAGGCCGCTCCATGTATATTTACAACAGATGGCTTCTCGGTATCCAGAAAAGAAAGCGCTTCATTTTTTAGGGAAGGATATTACATTTTCGGATTTCCATGATAAGGTAAAGAAATTTGCAAATTACCTTCAAAGGCTTGGGGTGAGAAAAGGTGATAGAGTTGCAATTATGTTACCAAATTGTCCACAATCCGTAATTGGTTATTATGGCACTTTGCTTGCGGGTGGTATTGTCGTACAAACGAATCCGCTTTATACAGAAAGAGAATTAGAATACCAACTTCATGACTCCGGAGCGAAAGTAATTCTTTGCTTAGATTTAGTTTTTCCGAGGATTACTAACGTTCAGTCTGCTACAAAAGTTGAGCATATTATCGTAACTCGTATTGCAGATTTCTTACCATTTCCAAAAAATTTGCTTTATCCATTTGTACAAAAAAAGCAAACGAACCTTGTTATAAAAGTTTCAGAAAGCGAGACGATTCACCTTTGGAAATCAATAGAAAGAGAAAGTAATGCTGATGTTGAAGTACCTTGCGATCCTGAAAATGATTTAGCACTTTTACAGTATACAGGGGGGACGACTGGGTTTCCGAAAGGAGTTATGCTAACCCATAAAAATCTTGTTTCGAACACTTTAATGGGCGCACACTGGCTATATAATTGTAAAGAGGGAGAGGAAGTTATCCTTGGGGTCCTCCCGTTTTTCCACGTATATGGGATGACGGCGGTAATGAATTTGAGCATTATGCAAGGATATAAAATGGTGCTCATTCCAAAGTTTGATATGAAAATGGTTTTTGAAGCAATTAAAAAACATAAAGTTACGTTATTTCCAGGAGCGCCAACAATTTATATTGCTCTTTTAAATAGTCCGCTTTTAAAGGAATATGATATTTCTTCAATTAGCGCTTGTATTAGTGGTTCTGCCCCACTTCCGGTAGAAGTGCAAGAAAAATTTGAAAGAGTTACGGGTGGTAAGCTAGTAGAAGGATATGGACTCACAGAATCATCTCCAGTTACACATGGGAATTTTTTATGGGAAAAACGTGTGCCAGGAAGTATTGGAGTACCATGGCCGGATACAGATGCATGCATTATGTCACTTGAAACGGGAGAAGCATTACCTCCAGGTGAAATTGGTGAAATTGTTGTGAGAGGGCCACAAATTATGAAGGGGTATTGGAATAAGCCAGAGGAAACGGCGGCTGTATTGCAAGATGGATGGCTCCATACAGGTGATGTTGGTTATATGGATGAAGACGGCTTTTTCTATGTGAAGGATCGTAAGAAGGATATGATTGTCGCTAGTGGTTTTAACGTATATCCGCGTGAAGTAGAAGAAGTATTATATGAACATGAAAAAGTGCAAGAAGTGATTACAATCGGTGTTCCTGATCCGTACAGAGGAGAGACTGTAAAGGCGTTTGTCGTATTGAAAGAGGGGACAGAGTGTACGGAAGAAGAATTAGATCAGTTTGCTCGTAAATATTTGGCTGCTTATAAAGTTCCAAAAGTATATGAGTTTCGGAGTGAGTTGCCAAAAACAACGGTTGGTAAGATTTTACGACGCGTTCTTATAGATGAAGAGAAGAAAAAGAAAGAGGATGAGCAGACGGGCTAA
- a CDS encoding ABC transporter substrate-binding protein — protein MKKVVSILMVILLFVVGCGQQKEEKKEVKTDDKKQAITIKHAEGETKLDKPAKKVVVLEWVYAEDLLALGVQPVGMADVKNYNKWVNTEAKPNKDVVDVGTRQQPNLEEINRLKPDLIITASFRSKAIKNELEQIAPTIMFDPSTSNNDHFAEMTETFKQIAKAVGKEEQGKKVLADMDKTFADAKAKIEKANLKDKNIVLTQSFTAKNVPTFRLLTDNSTAIQITKKLGLTNAFEPGKSEPDGFKQTTVEALQGVQDANFLYIVADDDNIFDKQLKGNPAWEELKFKKENKMYKLKGDTWIFGGPESAKSLAKQVADVMTAKK, from the coding sequence ATGAAAAAAGTTGTTAGCATTCTTATGGTTATTCTTCTATTCGTTGTCGGATGTGGACAACAAAAGGAAGAGAAGAAAGAAGTAAAAACAGATGATAAAAAACAAGCTATAACAATTAAACACGCTGAAGGGGAAACAAAGTTAGATAAACCAGCGAAAAAAGTTGTTGTACTTGAGTGGGTATATGCAGAAGATTTATTAGCACTTGGCGTTCAACCTGTCGGGATGGCTGATGTTAAAAATTACAATAAATGGGTAAATACAGAAGCAAAACCAAATAAAGATGTTGTAGATGTTGGTACACGTCAACAACCAAACTTAGAAGAAATTAACCGCTTAAAGCCGGACTTAATTATTACAGCTTCATTCCGTAGTAAAGCAATTAAAAATGAGTTAGAACAAATTGCACCAACAATTATGTTCGACCCATCAACAAGCAATAACGACCACTTTGCAGAAATGACAGAAACATTTAAACAAATTGCCAAAGCAGTTGGAAAAGAAGAGCAAGGTAAAAAAGTATTAGCGGACATGGATAAAACATTTGCTGATGCAAAAGCAAAAATTGAAAAAGCCAACTTAAAAGATAAAAACATCGTATTAACACAATCATTTACAGCAAAAAATGTTCCAACATTCCGTCTATTAACAGACAATTCTACAGCGATACAAATTACGAAAAAATTAGGTTTAACAAATGCATTTGAACCTGGTAAATCTGAGCCAGATGGCTTCAAACAAACAACTGTAGAAGCACTGCAAGGTGTACAAGATGCAAACTTCTTATACATCGTAGCTGATGACGATAACATTTTCGATAAACAGCTAAAGGGTAATCCAGCATGGGAAGAATTGAAATTCAAGAAAGAAAATAAAATGTATAAACTAAAAGGTGACACTTGGATCTTCGGTGGCCCTGAATCTGCAAAATCATTAGCAAAACAAGTTGCAGATGTAATGACAGCGAAGAAGTGA
- the fhuB gene encoding Fe(3+)-hydroxamate ABC transporter permease FhuB: protein MNNLQHTLRASLVFGGGAALLLLLFFIHIGQGQANISYGMIMDALFSPNQSLEHQTLIMLRLPRAAIAILAGGALAASGVILQTLTKNPLAEASTMGIHSGAYFFLIAATIFLPKYLQVHSLFFTFIGGAVTALFVYRISGGKKGTPLRMALAGMVVTLMLSSFTGTMQLFYENETAGLFLWGAGSLVQNNWDGVQFAVPFVVCSFLAVLFMSRKLNVLLLGDDVAVSLGEKTEVTRFIAFIAAIFLTAVVVTVVGPIGFVGLVAPHLMRLIGYRQHFPLLLSSFLWGAILLLGADVVGRLIDPTGAELPVGAVTAMIGSPWLIYLVYRMMKSKQYMNDNSANAAGTSSRYFSYRKVLIISIMLCIVIITLGVTIGSNAYIESITNVITGQLTQFDKNMMMNLRLPRMLVAAVAGACLAISGLVFQGILRNPLADPSIIGISSGAGVGALTIMYVFPALPGIFLPIGAFIGGLLAVGIVLFFSWKSGFSPTALALIGIGVSALGSAIIQIFIVRANLNVAAALTWLSGSTYARGWNHLENILLYPSLILVPTIFFLMKQLDVLVLGDDLATGLGQRVNKTRFALIILATLLASVNIAAVGTIAFLGLVAPHLARIVVGMNHQRLFVCSALFGAILLCIADLLGRTIAYPKEIPSGLVVAVLGAPYFLWLMRRSGKKVS from the coding sequence ATGAATAACTTACAGCATACACTTCGAGCAAGTCTTGTATTCGGAGGAGGAGCAGCTCTCTTGCTCCTCCTCTTCTTTATTCATATCGGACAAGGGCAAGCAAATATTTCTTACGGCATGATTATGGATGCTCTCTTTTCACCAAATCAATCTCTTGAACATCAAACATTAATTATGCTGCGTTTACCTCGGGCTGCTATTGCTATTTTAGCTGGTGGTGCGCTCGCTGCATCAGGCGTTATTTTACAAACTTTAACGAAAAATCCACTTGCTGAGGCAAGTACAATGGGAATTCATTCAGGAGCATATTTCTTTTTAATCGCCGCAACCATCTTTTTACCGAAGTACTTACAAGTACACTCCCTCTTTTTCACATTTATTGGGGGAGCAGTAACAGCTTTGTTCGTATATCGTATTTCTGGTGGCAAAAAAGGAACGCCGCTACGCATGGCATTAGCAGGTATGGTTGTCACACTAATGCTCTCTTCCTTTACCGGAACGATGCAACTTTTTTATGAAAATGAAACAGCTGGACTATTCCTTTGGGGTGCAGGGTCACTTGTACAAAACAACTGGGATGGTGTTCAATTTGCGGTGCCATTTGTTGTCTGTTCCTTTCTTGCTGTACTGTTTATGTCACGTAAATTAAATGTGCTTCTTTTAGGTGATGATGTTGCTGTTTCACTTGGAGAAAAAACAGAAGTAACGCGTTTTATTGCTTTTATTGCAGCGATTTTTTTAACAGCAGTCGTTGTAACAGTTGTTGGACCAATCGGTTTTGTTGGCTTAGTTGCACCGCATTTAATGCGACTGATCGGCTATCGCCAACATTTTCCACTGCTTCTCTCCTCTTTCTTATGGGGGGCTATTTTATTACTCGGGGCCGATGTCGTTGGTAGATTAATAGACCCAACTGGCGCTGAACTTCCGGTTGGTGCTGTTACTGCAATGATTGGCTCGCCATGGCTCATTTACTTAGTTTATCGCATGATGAAATCAAAGCAATATATGAACGATAATAGCGCAAATGCAGCTGGTACTAGCTCACGCTATTTTTCTTATAGAAAAGTTCTCATCATCTCTATCATGCTTTGCATTGTAATAATTACTCTCGGCGTTACAATCGGCAGCAATGCTTACATAGAAAGCATAACAAATGTAATAACAGGACAACTGACCCAATTTGATAAAAATATGATGATGAACCTTCGTTTACCGAGAATGCTCGTTGCAGCTGTTGCTGGGGCATGTCTTGCAATAAGCGGACTAGTCTTTCAAGGAATATTACGCAATCCGCTTGCCGATCCATCTATCATTGGTATTTCATCTGGTGCAGGTGTCGGTGCTTTAACCATTATGTATGTCTTCCCGGCACTGCCAGGAATCTTCTTACCAATCGGTGCATTCATTGGCGGATTACTTGCAGTTGGAATTGTCCTCTTCTTTTCATGGAAGTCAGGCTTTAGCCCAACAGCACTTGCATTAATCGGAATTGGTGTATCTGCACTCGGTTCAGCAATCATTCAAATCTTTATCGTCAGGGCAAACTTAAATGTAGCCGCTGCCTTAACTTGGTTATCAGGTAGTACGTACGCAAGAGGCTGGAATCACTTAGAAAATATACTTTTATATCCATCTCTTATTCTCGTACCAACGATATTCTTTTTAATGAAACAGCTTGACGTTCTCGTACTTGGAGATGACTTAGCAACCGGACTTGGGCAACGCGTAAACAAAACACGCTTCGCACTTATTATATTAGCAACATTGCTCGCATCAGTGAACATCGCCGCTGTTGGTACAATCGCATTCTTAGGATTGGTTGCACCGCACTTAGCACGCATTGTTGTTGGGATGAACCATCAAAGATTGTTTGTTTGTTCAGCGCTGTTTGGAGCGATTCTTCTTTGCATCGCTGACTTACTTGGTCGGACAATTGCCTATCCGAAAGAAATTCCTTCAGGGCTAGTTGTCGCTGTACTTGGTGCGCCTTATTTCTTGTGGTTGATGAGAAGAAGCGGGAAGAAAGTTAGTTAA
- a CDS encoding DinB family protein, translated as MYQTIEGFLKTWKYEADSTQKVLDALTDESLSQEIAPGHWTLGRVAWHIVTAIPVMLSGTGLQFECETKDYPVPTSVKMIAEGYRKVNTDFVEALQTQWTDKDLATINDFFGRPMPNSIFLMTLINHQNHHRGQMTVLMRQAGLKVPGIYGPAKEEWTAAGMEAPKM; from the coding sequence ATGTACCAAACAATTGAAGGCTTTTTAAAAACATGGAAATATGAGGCTGATTCTACACAAAAGGTGTTGGATGCATTAACTGATGAATCATTATCGCAGGAGATTGCACCTGGCCACTGGACCTTGGGCAGAGTTGCTTGGCATATCGTCACTGCGATTCCTGTGATGCTATCAGGGACAGGCTTGCAATTTGAGTGCGAAACAAAAGATTATCCTGTTCCAACTTCCGTGAAGATGATTGCGGAAGGTTACCGTAAAGTAAATACGGATTTTGTGGAAGCACTTCAAACACAGTGGACTGATAAAGATTTAGCAACAATCAATGACTTCTTTGGACGCCCAATGCCGAATTCTATATTTTTAATGACTCTCATTAACCATCAAAACCATCACCGCGGTCAAATGACTGTTTTAATGCGCCAAGCTGGATTAAAGGTTCCCGGTATTTATGGGCCAGCTAAGGAAGAGTGGACAGCTGCTGGGATGGAAGCTCCGAAAATGTAA
- a CDS encoding ABC transporter permease, translating into MLQLIKLEIKKSKLGWYIKGAIIANIVMVAMLFFVSYVSQIEGDVELGNPQGILLMASAMVRGTFIVFAGVLIAKLVIEEYKNKTILLMFSYPINRKKIIASKLLITAILTFITVLLSNIFIVGVFFTVNSYMLVIPNTITIDELIQEGIKVVPFSIAAAGAGLIPLYFGMRKYSVPTTIVSSLIVVMIACQSQPEFSLATFLPLQLALAAIGIMIAYYGIRNIENEDAL; encoded by the coding sequence ATGTTGCAACTTATAAAGCTAGAAATAAAGAAAAGTAAGCTCGGCTGGTATATAAAAGGAGCGATTATCGCAAATATAGTGATGGTTGCGATGTTGTTTTTTGTAAGCTACGTATCACAAATTGAAGGGGATGTAGAATTAGGAAATCCTCAAGGTATTCTTTTAATGGCGAGTGCAATGGTAAGAGGAACATTTATTGTCTTTGCAGGAGTATTAATTGCAAAATTAGTAATTGAAGAATATAAAAATAAAACAATATTGCTCATGTTTTCGTATCCGATTAATCGAAAAAAAATCATTGCAAGTAAGTTATTAATTACCGCAATACTAACATTCATAACAGTCTTATTATCTAACATTTTTATAGTGGGTGTCTTCTTTACAGTAAATAGCTATATGTTAGTGATTCCGAATACAATAACGATAGATGAGTTGATTCAAGAAGGTATAAAAGTGGTTCCTTTTTCCATTGCAGCCGCAGGAGCAGGGTTAATTCCATTGTATTTTGGTATGCGTAAATATTCTGTTCCAACGACGATTGTTTCTTCCTTAATTGTTGTGATGATTGCATGTCAAAGTCAGCCAGAGTTCTCATTAGCAACCTTTTTGCCACTTCAATTAGCCCTTGCGGCTATTGGCATTATGATTGCTTATTATGGAATTCGAAATATTGAGAATGAAGATGCGCTGTAA